Proteins encoded in a region of the Novibacillus thermophilus genome:
- a CDS encoding DUF2621 family protein, producing MMSTSFGVFIVLWMIFMVVFMSIGGYFMFRKFLKSMPKQDGKSTLDWQDYYVEKTQHLWTDETKELLDDLVRPVPKAFRDTARHTIAAKIGEIALREKASEMSRDIIIRGYIEATPKRDHRYLVKYLKRKQIDLAPYQSLLKK from the coding sequence ATAATGTCAACCTCTTTTGGGGTTTTCATCGTGTTGTGGATGATCTTTATGGTCGTGTTCATGTCCATCGGCGGATACTTCATGTTCCGCAAATTTTTAAAAAGCATGCCGAAGCAAGACGGCAAGTCCACCCTTGACTGGCAAGACTACTACGTGGAGAAAACACAACATTTGTGGACGGACGAGACGAAAGAGCTGTTAGACGACCTCGTTCGCCCAGTGCCAAAGGCATTTCGAGATACCGCCCGGCACACGATCGCGGCTAAAATCGGAGAGATTGCCCTTCGAGAAAAGGCCAGTGAAATGTCCCGTGACATCATCATCCGGGGTTACATCGAAGCGACGCCCAAACGGGATCACCGCTACCTCGTAAAGTATTTAAAACGAAAACAAATTGACCTTGCGCCCTATCAGTCTTTGTTGAAGAAATAG
- a CDS encoding RelA/SpoT family protein, with product MVTIERLLERADGYLSESDLSKIEEAYHFAKRAHSGQMRKSGEPYIYHPLAVADILIELELDVTTIMAAILHDVVEDTDVTLQEIEETFGETVARLVDGVTKLGRIKYKSREEQQAENHRKMIVAMAEDVRVILIKLADRLHNMRTLKHLPEEKQRRIANETLEIFSPLAHRLGISAIKWELEDIALRYNNPHQYYRIVNLMKKKRAEREKYLDAVIDHLRKRLEDMDIEADISGRPKHIYSIYRKMTLQNKQFNEIYDLLAVRVIVDSIKDCYAVLGIIHTLWKPMPGRFKDYIAMPKPNMYQSLHTTVIGPNGEPLEVQIRTWEMHRTAEYGVAAHWLYKEGKQKQPLSFEDRLSWFRQILEWQQDATDAQEFMESLKMDLFSDAVFVFTPKGDVIELPANSVPLDFAYRIHTEVGNRCIGAKVNGKIVPLDHKLKTGDIVEILTSKHSYGPSQDWLKIAQSSNARSKIRNWFKKERREENVLKGQEAVEREIKKQGYDVESVLTEEGIHEVARKFNFSGEEDMMAAVGYGGITAAQIVTRLTEKFRKDEPSVKALPDVKDAPKQEKTKLAQGVRVKGVDNLLVRFSRCCNPVPGDEIVGFVTRGRGVSIHRTNCPNIQKEEEERLIDVEWEGTPDQSFNVDLEITGMDRRGFVNEVLQVITETKTNMTAVSGRVKKNRLAVIDVSISVRNLEHLHFIVERLKRLDDIYSVQRIMQ from the coding sequence ATGGTAACGATCGAACGCTTGTTGGAACGAGCAGACGGATATCTGTCTGAGAGCGATTTGTCCAAAATCGAAGAGGCCTACCACTTTGCCAAACGCGCTCACAGTGGACAAATGCGCAAATCGGGCGAGCCGTACATTTACCATCCCCTTGCCGTGGCCGACATCTTAATCGAACTGGAACTTGACGTGACGACGATAATGGCGGCCATCTTGCACGACGTCGTGGAAGACACCGATGTCACCCTGCAAGAAATCGAAGAGACGTTCGGGGAAACGGTAGCGCGACTAGTGGACGGGGTGACCAAGCTAGGCCGCATCAAATACAAATCGAGGGAAGAACAGCAAGCGGAAAACCACCGCAAGATGATCGTCGCCATGGCAGAGGACGTGCGCGTCATTTTGATCAAGTTGGCCGACAGGCTGCACAACATGCGGACGTTAAAACATTTGCCCGAGGAGAAACAGCGGCGGATTGCCAATGAAACGTTGGAAATCTTCTCACCGCTGGCCCATCGCCTCGGGATTTCTGCGATTAAATGGGAATTGGAAGACATTGCATTGCGCTACAACAACCCGCACCAGTACTACCGCATCGTCAACCTGATGAAGAAAAAACGGGCAGAGCGGGAAAAGTACTTGGACGCCGTCATCGACCATTTGCGCAAACGGCTCGAGGACATGGACATTGAGGCGGACATATCGGGCCGGCCTAAGCACATTTACAGCATTTATCGCAAAATGACGCTGCAAAACAAGCAGTTCAACGAAATATACGATCTCCTGGCCGTTCGCGTCATCGTCGACAGCATTAAGGACTGTTACGCTGTCCTCGGCATTATTCACACGTTGTGGAAGCCGATGCCCGGGCGGTTTAAAGATTACATCGCCATGCCGAAGCCGAACATGTACCAGTCGTTGCACACGACGGTCATCGGTCCGAATGGAGAACCGCTGGAAGTGCAAATTCGCACGTGGGAGATGCACCGCACCGCCGAATACGGGGTGGCGGCGCACTGGCTGTACAAAGAAGGCAAGCAAAAACAGCCGCTGTCGTTCGAAGATCGATTGAGCTGGTTCCGGCAAATTTTGGAGTGGCAGCAGGATGCCACTGATGCCCAAGAATTTATGGAATCGCTGAAGATGGACCTCTTTTCCGATGCGGTGTTCGTATTTACCCCGAAAGGCGATGTGATCGAACTTCCCGCCAACTCCGTGCCCCTCGACTTCGCGTACCGCATTCACACAGAAGTCGGAAACCGTTGTATCGGGGCGAAAGTGAACGGGAAAATTGTCCCCCTCGACCACAAATTGAAGACGGGTGACATTGTGGAGATCCTCACGTCCAAACACAGTTACGGCCCCAGCCAGGATTGGCTGAAAATTGCCCAGTCGTCAAACGCGCGCAGTAAAATCCGCAACTGGTTTAAAAAAGAACGGCGGGAAGAAAATGTGTTAAAGGGACAAGAGGCCGTAGAGCGGGAAATCAAGAAACAAGGATACGATGTGGAAAGCGTCTTGACGGAAGAAGGCATCCATGAGGTCGCCCGCAAGTTTAACTTTAGCGGAGAAGAAGACATGATGGCCGCCGTCGGGTACGGGGGCATTACAGCGGCGCAAATCGTGACGCGCCTGACGGAAAAATTCCGCAAAGATGAACCGTCAGTCAAAGCGCTGCCTGATGTGAAGGACGCTCCTAAACAGGAGAAGACAAAGCTGGCCCAAGGGGTGCGCGTGAAAGGCGTCGACAATTTGTTAGTCCGCTTCTCCCGTTGCTGCAACCCTGTCCCCGGTGACGAGATTGTCGGCTTTGTCACGCGAGGGCGGGGGGTCTCCATCCACCGCACCAATTGCCCGAACATCCAGAAAGAGGAAGAAGAGCGCCTCATCGATGTGGAATGGGAAGGGACACCCGACCAGTCATTTAATGTCGATTTAGAAATTACGGGGATGGACCGACGCGGATTTGTCAACGAAGTGTTACAAGTCATCACGGAGACGAAGACGAACATGACGGCTGTTTCCGGCCGGGTCAAGAAAAACCGCTTGGCTGTCATCGACGTCTCCATTTCCGTACGCAATTTGGAACACCTGCATTTCATCGTTGAACGGTTAAAACGGCTTGACGATATATACAGCGTGCAGCGGATCATGCAGTAA
- the recJ gene encoding single-stranded-DNA-specific exonuclease RecJ has translation MYHPKTRWIQSQIDEQRVEELVREAGIHPMIARILVLRGLNSQEQVARFLRVSTDDFHDPYHLHGMGKAVTRIRRALEDKEKIWIYGDYDADGVSSTSVMIETFRLLGQEVDYYIPNRFTEGYGLNRQAVELAAKRGVSLIITVDTGITAVEETELARTLGVDLIITDHHEPPPVLPDALAVVNPKQPDCHYPHDTLAGVGVAFKLAHALLGRLPHELLQLAALGTIADLVPLVGENRIIAALGLKQMNERRHVGLNALLDVAGLADRQVTAGHIGFAIGPRINASGRLDTANPAVELLTSRDPERARTLAQQLDKLNLERQKLVDAITAEAISAVMADEGEHRYAVVVASAGWNVGVLGIVASRLVERFYRPAVVLSVDAATGEAKGSARSIDGFNLYRALSELKQWLIHFGGHEMAAGLTVAARDVAQFRKELNAIASTWLTDDDYIPATRVDVTCSVEDVKMDWVEQLPLLEPFGVGNRTPLFRVTGGKLQELRQIGRDRHHLKLSLAKGAAKLSAVAFQMGEAAGEIAPGVNLEAVGELQTNEWNGNRTVQLLVKDLSVPHLQVFDWRGKTVSDEMWRRLEQREVLFVCFDEQNVSWLHRHVSPEAASVQCVQGVDRVAVKSGVRHLIFVDFPFDVACYHHLIQSVPDLERVYFLGHADEAAYMVPKRHEFKRLYALLHRYKKVQNEHALIQPSRLSPRAVSFMLEVFHELGFIERSGDEIRLKPNPVRRALETSTAFQNRKKREAVYQKFYYATSRELWEDIVKVRHGEPNSFSGGDTHELKRKDSHHRELSSTGGAF, from the coding sequence GTGTACCACCCTAAAACGAGATGGATACAGTCGCAAATAGACGAACAGCGCGTAGAGGAACTGGTGCGGGAAGCGGGCATTCACCCGATGATTGCGCGCATTTTAGTGCTGCGCGGCTTGAACAGTCAAGAACAAGTGGCCCGCTTTCTCCGTGTGTCCACCGATGACTTTCACGATCCCTACCACTTGCATGGGATGGGGAAAGCGGTGACACGCATTCGCCGAGCGCTGGAAGACAAGGAGAAGATTTGGATATACGGCGATTACGACGCCGACGGTGTCAGCAGTACGAGTGTCATGATCGAGACGTTCCGCCTTCTCGGACAGGAGGTCGATTACTACATACCGAATCGCTTTACAGAAGGATACGGCCTGAACCGACAGGCCGTGGAATTAGCGGCAAAACGCGGAGTGTCCCTCATCATCACGGTCGATACTGGCATTACGGCGGTAGAGGAGACGGAACTGGCCCGAACCCTCGGCGTGGACTTGATCATCACCGACCACCACGAACCGCCGCCCGTTTTGCCTGATGCCCTGGCAGTCGTCAATCCGAAGCAACCGGACTGCCATTACCCGCACGACACGTTAGCGGGTGTAGGCGTTGCGTTTAAGCTGGCCCACGCGTTACTCGGACGCCTGCCACATGAACTGTTACAGCTCGCGGCACTCGGAACGATTGCCGATCTCGTCCCGCTCGTCGGGGAAAACCGCATCATCGCCGCGCTCGGCTTGAAACAGATGAACGAACGTCGACACGTGGGGCTGAATGCGTTGTTAGACGTGGCCGGGCTTGCCGATCGCCAAGTGACGGCCGGTCACATCGGATTTGCCATCGGCCCGCGCATAAATGCCAGTGGCCGCCTGGACACCGCCAACCCGGCCGTCGAACTCCTCACCAGCCGCGATCCCGAACGTGCGCGCACGTTGGCCCAGCAGCTAGACAAACTGAATCTCGAACGGCAAAAACTGGTCGACGCGATTACTGCTGAAGCCATTTCTGCAGTCATGGCCGATGAAGGGGAGCACCGCTACGCTGTCGTCGTCGCCAGTGCCGGATGGAACGTCGGGGTGCTCGGTATTGTCGCCTCGCGGTTGGTGGAACGGTTTTACCGTCCGGCTGTCGTCCTCAGTGTCGACGCAGCGACCGGTGAAGCGAAGGGCTCGGCCAGGAGCATTGACGGTTTTAATCTGTATAGAGCGCTGTCTGAATTGAAACAGTGGCTGATCCATTTCGGCGGCCATGAGATGGCGGCCGGCTTGACCGTCGCAGCCCGCGATGTGGCACAATTCCGCAAAGAGCTGAACGCCATCGCTTCCACCTGGCTAACAGATGACGATTACATTCCGGCTACACGTGTCGATGTAACGTGCTCTGTCGAAGACGTGAAGATGGATTGGGTGGAACAGCTGCCTTTGCTGGAGCCTTTCGGGGTCGGAAACAGGACGCCGCTGTTCCGCGTGACAGGCGGGAAACTGCAGGAGTTGCGACAAATCGGGAGAGACCGCCATCACTTGAAACTCTCATTGGCAAAGGGAGCGGCCAAACTGTCCGCGGTCGCCTTCCAGATGGGAGAAGCAGCGGGAGAGATTGCGCCTGGCGTAAACTTGGAGGCCGTCGGCGAACTGCAGACGAACGAATGGAATGGAAATCGGACAGTACAATTGCTCGTGAAAGACCTCTCGGTTCCCCACTTGCAAGTGTTTGACTGGCGCGGCAAAACCGTGAGCGATGAGATGTGGCGGCGTTTGGAACAGCGTGAAGTGTTGTTCGTCTGTTTCGACGAACAAAACGTGAGCTGGTTGCACCGACACGTTTCGCCAGAGGCAGCGTCTGTCCAGTGTGTTCAAGGCGTTGACCGCGTCGCCGTTAAATCCGGTGTCCGCCACCTCATTTTTGTCGACTTTCCTTTCGATGTGGCGTGTTACCACCATCTCATCCAATCTGTTCCGGACTTGGAGCGGGTCTACTTCTTGGGACATGCGGACGAAGCAGCGTACATGGTCCCCAAGCGTCACGAGTTCAAACGCCTGTACGCTCTTTTACACCGATACAAAAAGGTGCAAAACGAACACGCGTTGATCCAGCCGTCTCGCTTGTCGCCGAGGGCTGTCTCGTTCATGCTCGAGGTGTTTCACGAGCTCGGTTTTATTGAGCGTTCCGGCGATGAGATCCGCTTGAAACCGAATCCGGTGAGACGGGCGTTAGAAACCTCTACAGCTTTTCAAAACCGAAAAAAGCGGGAGGCCGTGTATCAAAAATTTTACTATGCCACATCCCGCGAGTTGTGGGAAGACATTGTGAAGGTGAGACACGGGGAACCGAATTCCTTTTCAGGAGGAGACACACATGAACTTAAAAGAAAAGATTCGCATCATCGAGAACTTTCCTCAACCGGGGGTGCGTTTTAA
- the dtd gene encoding D-aminoacyl-tRNA deacylase, whose amino-acid sequence MRVVVQRTGPAQVTVGEEVIGKISHGLVCLVGFTDGDGEEDVSYVADKIVNLRIFSDDAGKMNRSLLEVGGEILSISQFTVYGDCRKGRRPSFTKAARPEKAEVLYDTFNDKLRAYGVTVETGRFGADMKVSLVNDGPVTFIVENKT is encoded by the coding sequence ATGCGAGTTGTCGTACAACGCACCGGACCGGCGCAAGTGACAGTTGGTGAAGAAGTGATCGGCAAAATTTCACACGGCCTCGTCTGTCTGGTGGGCTTTACAGACGGTGACGGGGAAGAGGACGTATCTTACGTGGCGGACAAAATTGTAAACTTGCGCATTTTCAGCGACGACGCAGGGAAAATGAACCGGTCGCTGCTCGAAGTCGGCGGCGAAATTCTCAGCATTTCCCAGTTCACCGTTTACGGGGATTGTCGGAAAGGACGGCGCCCCAGCTTTACAAAGGCGGCACGGCCGGAGAAGGCAGAAGTGCTTTACGACACTTTTAACGACAAACTGCGCGCTTACGGTGTGACGGTCGAGACGGGCCGTTTCGGAGCAGATATGAAAGTCTCCCTCGTCAACGACGGCCCGGTGACGTTCATTGTCGAGAACAAAACGTGA
- the secF gene encoding protein translocase subunit SecF: protein MNYKFDFVGKRKLFFLVSGVFLLAGILSLLIAGLNLGIDFVSGTRLDIQIDEPFTVEQARDILEQQGIEDAQIRVGGNDDNFAIVNVPMTLNNEQVIDIREAFQAEYGEQVDLQEQVVSPVIGRELARNAVIALLLASLGIIIYVAVRFEYRFAVAAILTLFHDALFTVGMFSILQIEVDLTFIAAVLTIVGYSVNDTIVIFDRIREHLKVAKIKEFQDLKDVVNVSIQETLVRSINTGITVLFTAAVLFLFGGETIAHFSLALLFGLTIGMYSSIFIASPLWATWKWASVQREKKRAAAAGNS, encoded by the coding sequence GTGAACTATAAATTCGATTTTGTCGGCAAACGAAAACTGTTTTTTCTCGTTTCCGGCGTGTTCCTGTTGGCTGGAATCCTTTCGCTCCTCATCGCGGGGTTGAATTTAGGCATCGACTTCGTCAGCGGCACCCGGTTGGACATTCAGATCGATGAACCGTTCACAGTGGAACAAGCGCGGGACATACTGGAACAGCAAGGCATTGAGGACGCCCAGATTCGCGTCGGCGGTAATGACGACAATTTTGCCATTGTGAACGTCCCCATGACGTTAAATAACGAGCAAGTGATTGACATTCGCGAAGCGTTTCAAGCGGAGTACGGCGAACAGGTAGACTTGCAAGAGCAGGTCGTCTCTCCCGTCATCGGGCGGGAACTGGCCCGGAACGCCGTCATTGCGCTCCTTTTAGCGTCCCTAGGCATCATTATTTACGTCGCGGTGCGTTTTGAATACCGCTTTGCGGTAGCGGCCATACTCACCCTCTTCCACGACGCGTTGTTTACCGTCGGGATGTTTTCCATTTTACAAATCGAAGTGGACCTTACGTTTATTGCGGCCGTTCTGACGATTGTCGGTTATTCGGTCAACGACACGATCGTCATCTTTGACCGCATCCGCGAACACTTGAAGGTTGCCAAAATTAAAGAGTTCCAAGACTTGAAAGACGTCGTGAACGTGAGCATTCAGGAAACGTTAGTGCGCTCCATCAACACTGGGATCACAGTCCTCTTTACGGCGGCAGTCCTGTTTCTGTTCGGCGGTGAGACGATCGCCCACTTTTCACTGGCCCTTTTGTTCGGTTTGACCATCGGCATGTACTCTTCCATTTTTATCGCCAGCCCACTGTGGGCGACGTGGAAGTGGGCATCGGTTCAACGGGAGAAAAAACGCGCCGCTGCGGCAGGAAACTCTTGA
- the secD gene encoding protein translocase subunit SecD, which produces MIRWSRILVFVILVAAVFATIAWTAEDVVNNITLGLDLQGGFEVLYEAKPLNEGQQITQETLAAAAAAVRQRIDVLGVEEPNVAIEGENRIRVQLAGVEDQDEARRILGTPAHLTFRLNHEEVLLTGEDLKENGASVQFDPDTNEPVVALKLKDAEKFAAITRDHMGEILAIYLDEEVVSAPSINAVIPNGEAVIQGNMSVDEAQELADLLNAGALPVNLEEIQSFSIAASLGELSLIQSLKAGVYGSLIVLLFMIGYYRVPGMIAAISLVAYAYLVLLTFSLLNVTLTLAGIAAFILGIGMAVDANILMYERIKEEIRSGKTIPSSVKAGSRRSFLTIFDANITTVVAAAVLFYFGTANIKGFAVSLIVSILVSFLTAVAGSRLLMNLLLKSRVLKNPSWFGVKGEEIGEL; this is translated from the coding sequence ATGATCAGATGGAGCAGGATTTTGGTGTTTGTCATCCTGGTGGCGGCCGTATTCGCCACGATCGCCTGGACGGCAGAAGATGTCGTCAACAACATTACACTCGGGCTAGATTTACAAGGCGGCTTTGAAGTGCTGTACGAAGCGAAACCGTTAAACGAGGGACAGCAGATTACCCAGGAAACGTTGGCGGCAGCCGCGGCTGCCGTTCGGCAACGGATCGACGTGCTAGGGGTTGAGGAGCCGAACGTGGCCATCGAAGGGGAAAACCGCATTCGCGTACAGCTAGCCGGTGTAGAAGACCAAGACGAAGCGCGGCGCATTTTGGGGACGCCGGCACACTTGACGTTTCGCCTCAACCACGAAGAAGTGTTGTTAACAGGGGAAGACCTAAAGGAGAACGGAGCGAGCGTACAATTCGATCCAGACACGAACGAGCCGGTTGTCGCTTTGAAGTTGAAAGACGCAGAGAAATTCGCCGCCATTACCCGCGATCACATGGGGGAGATTTTAGCGATTTACTTGGACGAAGAGGTGGTGAGCGCCCCCAGCATCAACGCCGTCATTCCGAACGGTGAAGCTGTGATTCAAGGGAATATGTCGGTAGACGAGGCCCAGGAACTGGCGGATTTGCTGAACGCCGGGGCTCTTCCGGTCAATCTGGAAGAGATTCAGTCGTTTTCCATCGCGGCCAGTCTCGGAGAGTTATCTTTAATTCAAAGTTTAAAAGCAGGTGTGTACGGGTCGCTCATCGTCCTGCTGTTCATGATCGGCTACTACCGGGTGCCCGGCATGATTGCCGCCATATCGCTCGTAGCGTACGCGTATCTCGTCTTGTTGACGTTCTCCTTACTCAACGTCACGCTGACGCTGGCGGGAATCGCGGCGTTTATTCTGGGCATCGGAATGGCCGTTGATGCGAACATCCTGATGTACGAGCGGATCAAGGAAGAAATTCGCAGCGGGAAGACGATCCCGTCTTCGGTGAAAGCGGGTTCTCGGCGCTCGTTCCTCACGATATTCGACGCAAACATTACGACGGTTGTGGCGGCGGCAGTGCTGTTCTACTTCGGGACGGCCAACATTAAAGGTTTTGCCGTCTCCCTCATCGTCAGCATCCTCGTCAGTTTCTTGACAGCGGTAGCCGGCTCGCGGTTGCTGATGAATCTACTGCTGAAATCCCGCGTCTTGAAGAACCCGAGTTGGTTCGGGGTGAAAGGGGAGGAAATCGGTGAACTATAA
- a CDS encoding adenine phosphoribosyltransferase: protein MNLKEKIRIIENFPQPGVRFKDITTLLKDGEAYQEAINRMVERLRHMEIDLIAGPEARGFVVGAPLAYALGIGFVPVRKSGKLPADVVETTYNLEYGESALAIHRDAIQPGQRVLVADDLLATGGTISAAIDLVKQLGGEVVGTAFFIELTYLNGRDKLPDCPVFTLVQY from the coding sequence ATGAACTTAAAAGAAAAGATTCGCATCATCGAGAACTTTCCTCAACCGGGGGTGCGTTTTAAAGACATTACGACCTTGCTCAAGGACGGGGAGGCCTACCAAGAAGCCATTAACCGCATGGTGGAACGTTTGCGACACATGGAGATCGACCTTATTGCGGGGCCTGAAGCGCGGGGCTTTGTCGTCGGGGCTCCTCTCGCTTACGCTCTTGGGATCGGGTTTGTCCCCGTCCGCAAATCGGGTAAGCTCCCAGCTGACGTCGTGGAAACGACGTACAATTTAGAATACGGAGAGAGCGCCCTCGCCATTCACCGGGACGCCATTCAGCCGGGGCAGCGCGTTCTCGTGGCGGACGACTTGCTGGCCACGGGAGGGACGATTTCCGCTGCGATCGATTTGGTCAAACAACTGGGCGGAGAAGTCGTCGGGACGGCGTTTTTCATCGAGTTGACGTATCTGAACGGACGGGATAAGCTGCCCGATTGCCCCGTGTTTACATTGGTACAGTATTAA